The Falco biarmicus isolate bFalBia1 chromosome 1, bFalBia1.pri, whole genome shotgun sequence DNA segment ATCTGTACCCTTTAGTGAAGGCAGCAGACATCTTTAAACTGGTTTAattgatttatcttttttttttaaacagaaagtgCATTACATTTAACTGGTCTTGCAAAgggcttttcttctctttataaACCgaattctttttaatataaattaataaatgttaAGATGCTATATCACGATATATCATCGTtattagcttaaaaaaaaagaaaacaatttacaTTCTATAGTATTCCGTAtgatacaaaagaaaacacactttaaATTCAATTACAGCAActaaatgaatttttttatattttgactGAAAGTGGTCGTGACAATTCCCACCAGCTACTTTTTCCAACACGCGGTTGATTGGAAACGGTGTAAGTGAAAGCAAACTCTGTCCCTTCGCCCTtcgccctccccccccgcctccccccccccgccccacgaCCGCAACAGAAAGTGTttcaaaaatactaataaatagCACGCGAGGCCGCTGCAGTTTGGGCCGGAGGGGGGGGGCCAGTGGCGGCCACGGCGGCTTTAGCCTCGGCGGCCCCGGTGCCACCCGTCCCGGGGCTTCGGGGGTGCCCCCGGTGTGCCGCCGGTGCCGGGAGCGCGGGACGgtgcgggccgggcggggggcggcgcccccggcccccgctgtacaaaaaaagaaggtattttacattttaaatattcacaTTAAGGAACGCCTACGGTCGCGGTGACTCACGGTTTATTTACAAAGAGCCGGCAACAGGCGGCCGCTGCCCCGCCGGTAGCGGGACCCGGCaccggggcagccccgccgctCCCCACCCTACAACACGCGGGGCGGGGGTCCGCTCCGCCGGCAGTCCTCTCTGCCCCCCCTCCGGCTTCtactcctcctcttcctcctcctgccggGCGCGTAGAGTCTAGAAAAATAGATCTGTACATCTCCGAACGCGGCGACGGGCGGGGCGGGCTAGGCGGAGGCCTCCCCCTCGGgggggtgcagcagcagcccgccgccccccggcttgtgtttcttcagcagctgcGTGATCTTCTCGTCGTCCGAGTTGGGGTCCAGGGGCTTGTTGTAGTCGTCGTCCTCCTCCTCGTTCTCCGAGGCGCCCTTCAGCCGCTCCGTCTCCGAGTCCTGCTTCTTCTTCGCCGTCGCCATCTCGGCCGCGTGCTTCTTCCGCCACTTGGTCCGTCGGTTCTGGAACCAGACCTGCCCCCGCCGCCACCGTCATCATCACCGGCACCACCGGCACCCGCGGCCGCTCGCCCCCCGCCGGCGCGGCCGAGCCCaccgggccgcccccgccccgctgcccggcgctTCCCCGTCCCCAGCGGGCGGCAGCGGCTCCCGCTCCACCAGCCGCCGGGCCGTTCCCCCGTCAACCGAAAGCAGCCGGAGCCCCCCGTCCCGGCACGggtccccccccctcccccgacCGGCCAAcagccgcccccagccccgcggcggggggtgtgggggggcaCGACACGCATTTCGtgctcagcccttccccagccgcccctgccccgccaGATGCATTCATTCGCTGGCAGGGCGCTGGCAGGGGAGGGGGTCATTTTCATTGTAGAGGCTGCAATAATTTATTCGCAGCCATTGGACATTTTTGCAGTGACAAAGGAGGGTCTCTAGATGGGTCTGAAAGCCTGAGCACCGCCGGGAGGCCCCTCTGGCCCAGCCCGCCTCGTGTCCCCGCGCCCGCGGAGCAAACGCCTCCCCCCGGCATGTCCccgggggggcacagccctggctcccACCCCCTCGCATCCCCGCTTTGCCCGCAGCTCGGAGTTTAACTACAACGGGGAGTTGGGGCGGGACAGCCCGAGCGGGGTGCGCGACCCCAGCCCGCTTTGGGTGGGCTGCGGGCAGAAGAGCTATGCCctgacaccccctcccccccttcccacccaccccagcacgGCGGCCACCCCCGTGGCGTTCAGCCTGAACGCACCGGGCTTCTCGGTCCTGCCTGGGTTTGTTAGGTTCgggttttaaaacaaaatacgCTTTGAAGCATCCTTTTCAGCCCCGCCGGTAAGGCAACTGAGCGCGGGTTGCCGGTAGCTGCCGGGGGAGCCctcgccgccccggcccgcagcACCCCCGGCCGCGCGAGCGAGCCCCGCTttgccgcggcggggccggtcCGAGCCGGGCGCTTTGCGCTGCGCCAGCCCCGCACCGCTCTGTGCGGGAGCCGCTCCGCTCACCTTGACCTGGCTCTCCGTCATCCCCAGCGAATAGGCCAGCCGGGCTCGCTCCGGGCCGGCCAGATATTTCGTTTGCTCGAAAGTCTTTTCCAGGGCGAAAATCTGCTGGCCAGAAAAAGTGGGTCTggtatgttttctctttccgTCCTTATCCAGCAAAATTGAGCCTTGATCTGGCGGGGGGCGAGAGAAAGGGAAGGCACGGACAGACACGTTAATCTACGTATTTGGGAAAGCGCTTCGCTCTCAAGCGGCcctgggggatggggaggggtgTCACTccgggggggtgggtggggggctgtAACAAAACTGCTGCCTGGACAACGCCAGCCTCCCGGCTTCCCCtggttatttttcctttgaggaTTGAAAATCTGAGCGGGCAAACGATATCGTTTTCTAGAaaagctgcagccactgcaAGCGGGCGGCAACGCAAAGTCCCGCTCTGGGAAAGTTTGTTCGCGCCCCGAAAACCAGCCCCGGCTCCGAGAGACCCGGGCGGGGACGGGGAGAGCAGgcgccccccccaccccgggagGCTCCCCGCTGCGCCGGCGAGAACCCGCATTTTACAGGGCTTCGCGCCGACcgagggggagggagaaggcagagcaaacttaggaaacaaaaacaaaagaaagcgAGGCAAAGCCGGCCCTGGTTGGGGGGCCGGGAGGGTCTCGCCGCGatgccggggctgcccggcgcCCGGAGAGGACTCCGGCGGGGCTCTACGGGCCCGCTCCCCTCCGCTGCTCCGCCACGCTGGGTACTCACGGGGGGCGCAGGCGAGGCGGGCGTCCCTCCAGGGCGGGCTCTGCATCACCCCCGGCCAGAAGATGGGCGTCCGGCCGGGCAGCTCGGCCAGCGGCTTGGGGTAGCGCCCGGCGgccacggcggcggcggcggcggcggcaccgggGCTGAAGTAgagggcgggcggcggcggcggcggcgggctgaGGCTGCCGAAGCGGGGTAGCCCGGCCAGCAGCCCGGCGGGCGCCGCCGAGGAGGCGGAGGGCGAGGCGGAGGCGAGCGCGGCGCCCGGCAGGGGCATGGAGGGCCGGCTGAGGATGTCGTTGATGCCGTGCGGGGTGGCGGCCGAGAGCTGCGGCGGGGCCGAGCCCAGCGCCGAGAGCccgcccgcggcggcggcggcagcgggcgcCTTGAGGCCGGGGGAGCCGAGCGGCGGCGAGGGCGAGGCAGAGGCGGGCGAGGcggaggcggaggaggaggaggcgggcCCCGGCGGGCAGGGGGTACGCGGGGGTACAGCGGCGCCTTCATCTCGGCCATGCTGTGCAGGGCGGCCAGCGGCGGGCTGCCCAGCAGGAAGGCGCCCTGCCGGGGCGCGCCGTCCATCTGCCCCAGCGCCAGCatccccgcgccgccgccgccaggcCGGGGCGGGAGGCCCGGCCGGCCCCTAGCGCCGCGGGGCCCCGGCGGCCGGCCCGGGGGTGCCGCCCGCACCGGGGCCGCGCatccggcccgcgggggccgccgccTCTAGCGGGGAGCTGCGCGCCCgagcggcggccccgccgccccgccgggcatCAGGGCTGCGCCTCGGCGGCCGCTGGCGGGGAGGAAAGCGGCGCTGCTCTCGGCGGGTGCCTATGTACGTGTATATGCGCAGTGTCCGTGCGTATACACGTATATGCCTCCTCTCCCCGTGCCTGCGAGGAGCTGGGGGCTCACAGCGGCGCGGGGGCCGCGCTCGCCGCCCCTGCCGCCTCCCCGGCGCCCCGCATCCCTCCCGGCGCGGTTCCCGCTGGCTGGCTGCCGGCGCGGCTGTCGGGGCTGCGGGCGCGGCTCGGGGCGCACTgccgcgccgccccgctcccTGCCTCCTTTAGCGGGGGCACGGCCGGcagcgggcgcggcggcggcggcggcgggcgggggcggggcggcggccggcCCTGCCcaccgcgccgcgcccgccTCGCCAACTTCGGTCTCGCCTCgctctcctctcctttcattttcccctccactctctcttcccctctcctctccttttttctttttcctttccctctttcctctcctttccctttccctctcctctttgcTCTTCTTTGTCCTTTCCCTTTGcgtatcctttttctttcctctttccttccaagctttcttcttctttttatttttttttctccctcgtttccttttccttctttacttgttttctttttcctctctcgtttccttttccttttttaatctctggtttccttttccttcttttctctttttcctttttttctcgtttcctgttccttttttcccttttttcttttattctctcatttccttttcctctctcgtttccttttccttcttttccccgttttccttttcctttcccgcttcctttcccttctttttccttttttctcattttcttttccctctctcattTAATTTTGCGCTCTTTTCCTCTcactttcctctcctctctcctcatTCTCATCTCCCTCTCTTTAcgtttcttctttcctttcctcctttccttcctcctttgcttgcttccttccctctttccttccctctttccttccctctttccttccctctttccttccctctttccttccctctttccttccctctctccttccctctctccttccctctctccttccctctttccttccttcttttccccttttcccttcctttccctcgCTCCCTCTGTCCCTGTGCCCGGTAAGCACTGCGGGgagcggagccgccgccgccccggcggCCCTGCCCCGGTGCCCGCCCCGCGTTCTCCTGCGCACCGGAGCGGCGCGTTGGTCCCGCCCGGCCACCGGCCGGTGCTGCGCACCCCAGGCCCGCGGTAACCAGCCCCCTCGACACTTGTCCCCAGCGCCCCCGGCTGCTCCCGGCTCTTCCTGACGCCTGgggctggaagggaaaaaatcccaTGTGGCCCCTGACGAGCGTCCCGCGGAGGGGAGAGACGTGCAAACCCACCGTAAATAACTGTTACCCGGTGCTGGCTGCGCCCGAGCGCGTGTGCCTGGGTGAGCTGCATTTCCTCGGGTGTGGAATTTcgagtctttttttttttttttcccttttcttttgagGACGGTAATTACGGATTTCAGATAAAGCCAAAGCAAGTCGATTCTTGACCTGCGACGGTGTTTCCTTCTATCCCTAATATCCCAGTTGCTTGGAATTGGTTTAGTTTAATTTACAAAGCCGCGAAAAACACTTGGAGAACGCGTAGGGCACGGTCTTGCCTGGCTGTAACTTTTGGCCGGCCCCCCGAACCGAGCCTCCGAGAAGCTCGCCTTTAAGTCCCTGGCTtcgatttttattttttttttccttgggtcACTTCTCAGATATTCTAAAACtaaaccaccaacaacaaaaaagtcttttctggCGGGTTTCAGCGGAGCCGGCgagcgctcggccgcggcagccCCGCACCGCCGGCCCCGCAGCTTCGGGCGCGCCAGGGCTCGGCTCGGGCagcgggggggaggggtggtggtgtgtgtggcACCTGCATTTTaactggaaggagaaaaatgaaactggGTTTGGAGGCGTAGAGGCCGGTGCCCTGCGGGCCGGCACCCAACggagctgcttttcctcccGCCTGCAGAGGAGATGGTGCGGGGGCCGGGGTCTGCGTCGGTGCGGCTGGGGATGGAGAGGCCAGAGGCTCCCTGCCCGGAGACCCCCGAGGGAACTTTTCCGGGGCGGCCaccggcagcggcggcagctCCAGCCGCCGCTCCGCGCTGGCGGCGGGGGGACCCCGGGGCCCCGAGCCCGCAGGGAGGGACCCGGCCGCCCTGGCCTGCTCCTGCGGTGGGTCCCTGCGGGGCCGCTCGGGGCTGCTGCGGGCAGGCGGCAGTGCGGATGCGGGGCTCAGCCTGCCCGGCCGGCGGCTcgcaggcagcagcaccgcCCGCTCCGCTCGCCCCTTGCGCCCTCCCCGGCCGCAGCGGCAGCCCAGCGCCTCGGGGTTTGTGTTCTAGCGAAAGCAAAACAACACAATCCCTCCCGCACAAACcgcttctccttccttccttccttccttctggaATGAACGGATAGCGTCTCGAAAAAGAGCTTTTATTTGGGGGCCGCCTCGCGCAacttctttcctgaaaatagCATCGCAGGTGAGATGGCGCCAATATGACTGACCCGTGCTTGAGAAATAGTTCGGATTCAAAAGCAGACGCCAGCATTACCTCCTTTCTGTGTCTTTGATAACTCTCACGCAGAAAGACTTGGAAATGGTGATATTTAGTTCCTTTTCCAGGCTCAGTTTTTGGTTCGCTTGAGCCCAGCCGTAGGCAGGCGAAGTTGCTCCGACGGCAGCTGGGGGCCGAGCTGAGCAGCGGGTGGGGGGCTCCGTTGGCAACCCAGCCCAGGCAGCGGGTGGGGGGCTCCGTCGGCACCCCAGGCAGCGGGTAGGGGTAAAACCGCCCCAACAACAAACTTAACGGGGAGAACAAACCGCAGCGGGAAAACGCCGCCGCCAAGCTGCTCCTTGAGCACCCGCGGGTACCGAACGGGCCCGCTGCGGCCGGGGGCTGCTCGTTAATACCCGCTTGCACCGTTTTCACATGGTCTCATCGTCCTTGCCGCGCATAAAGCAACCACCAAGTTAAACCACGAAAGAGAACAGCCGCCGGGCGAGCGGGGGGTGCGGGCGGAGAGGAGGAGAAACcgggaagggagagcagctcccTCGGGAACGCCGCGGGGCCTCGGGGAGGGACccggggggcggcaggggcaGCGGGTCCCGAGGGGTcccgggggcggcggcaggGAGGGGCTCAAGTTGCGACGGAGACCCCGGTCACACAGAGGGGAGGCGAGAAGGAGAGGTGAATTAAGAAGAACACAGCAGGAGCGTTGTCAGAAGAAGCTGTAGTTATTTGCTTGCTCGTTTGAAGCGGAGGGACGAGTGCCCCAGCAGCTGCGCCTCTGAAAATCACCTTGGCTGGAATCGTCCCAGcatctgacaggaaaaaaaaataatcatgagaACACCTACAATTAAAAGGTCCAAAGTGCGTTGGCATAGCGGGGCCAGGTATTCTTCAAGCTGACGACCCGAACTGCAGCTGGCTGCACCGTGCCACTTACGgtgtccagctgtgccaggggctgtgctgccaaGGGCAGGCTGGCCCGGCCCTGTCCAGAGCTTTCAGCCTTCCAGCAGCGGAGGCAGATGCCAGGGATCCCACCTTGACCAGCTTTTGCCCCACGAAGTCATCATGACTGGGAAAAGGGTCTGTCTGAACTAAGTCAAGTAATAGTTTTATTTAGCAAATAAAATGCTTTGCCATTACCGTAAGTTCTTGGTTGCAATTGAGCAGTCGGTTACTTTCTTAAAGTGATGGATAGGTATTTAGACACCTTGTTATTGTAGCAGCACTGTGAAGCCACTGAATCATTTGTTGCCTGCTCTACATGGTAGAAAGGAACGGAGCCAGGAAAGCCTAATGTTCTTCTGGGTGCTAATTCCAACTCTTAATCAAGATCTGATTACCAAAAAGGAAGACAGAGCATAAAAATGCtataaagatttaaaatttttctatCTTGCCCATAATTCATGCCACAAATGTGTCCATTATGGCATTCACTCTAGCAGGAAAATTGTGATGTTGTTGCAAGATTCCCTACAGCAGAGCTCCTGCCAATGATGATGAATAATCTCAGTCCATATGCTAGCCCTATACAGCTCTATAGTACCAGTGTGCTCTCattctctttctgcttcctcaAAAACATGCAATATCTGAAGAACAGtaaaagctaattaaaaataGTTAATAGGTTAATCAGACTCAGTTTTATATTTATCTAATGCAGAGCACTGATTCTTTAGTGATGTAGCTTTGAGGTATTACCACAAGCCAAGAAAATGAATCAGATATTTAATGGAGATGTGGAAACGGAAATTTCTTGTAAGAGTACAAAATCGGAAGCCAATAATACACTAAAATATAATAAAGTTATCGTTAAAATTCCACAAATGAAATGCGATCCTCTGACTCCTCTCACTAGGTGACAAACTGAGGCAAAGCTGGCCAGGAAATTTTTCAGGAGCCAGGCCTTTGGATACATCTCACTTGCTTTTTAGCATTCTTGTCCCAGAGTGTCTGCCTGCAGACCTCTGGTGacagccaaaggcagagctgtcaCTTTGCAGGCGACCCCACTGTGGACCCCCTGGTTTGCTCTTCAGAGTGCCAAGGGCTGTGGGATGCTGCCAGCTCGAGCTGGCCAGTGTACTGGGGATGTCAACCCAGAACTGATACCGCTTTGTGTTACTGATGTGTTTGTGTGGTAGGTTACTGGTTTGTGTGGGTAGCAGCTTCCCCTTCCCAGCCGGTGGTGGGTACTGTGAGCTCTGCCTCCCCCGGGGGCTTCCAGTCGTTTCTGAGGACACGTTCGCGTCACTTTGCTGCTCTGATGCTGCGGTCCCCATATCCTGGCCgaatttctgtttccatttacACCGAGGTGTATGCAGAATAACTGGGAACGGAGGCCGAGACTGTAACGAGACCGAGTGGAGACAGGacctttttaaaacagctgcaggGACAAGGAGGATGTTGCAGACTGTCACCTCTGTTGCCActtcaatatttcttttggTTGTCTTAAATGAGATGTCCAAGTATTTTCCATACCCTCAgcaaggcaaaatatttttctcctttctggaACATTGAAAGTATTtgatgctggagcagagccGCTGCTTCTACTTTTTTGATTTGTGATCGTTGGACCAGCCTGACCCCTGCTGGGGGAAAGCCAGGAGGAGAGGACTGACTACAAGTGCAGTGTCCCTCTCTCGGGGCTCCGCAGAGACCATTCCTGGTGCAGTCCTGTTCTGAACCCCTGTCCCACCCCCAGGCCCCTGCCCTGCTTAGACTATGCCTGGGAAGATTGTCCAGCTTACACCTCCAAAGACTGCCCACCACCTCTGTTGTCAACGCTGCGGTGTGGATGtgacatttaattatttaatgtgGCCACAGGGCTCCGCTACAGGTGCACCCAGTGCTCCGCTGGCAGCCTGGCTCTGAAGCCCTGCTAGCAAAGCTGTGCGGCATTACTGATTACCGGGTCTTAATTTATCCTAACTAATTAGCGCACAACAGGTTTCTCAACATCACCATGTTTGTCTGTTCCTGGTGCAGCCGGGGCAGATGTGCCTGTGATGGGACGTGGCATTCAGACAAGGTATTTCCCTCTAGCCACCGCTTGCGAAGGACTGCAGCCCCTGCGGTAGGGATGCCCTTCTTTCCACTGGGAACAGGAGTAGCAGCACCTAGCAGGggactgctgctgcctctgcccaccTCATTCTGCACTGTGATTGCTTTTGAGTGGCCTCCTCCATTTCCAGCTGGGCTTTGGGGAACCATGTGAGGACCGGACACATGTGGCTGATCAGACAGGAGCAAGGAAACTATCTTAGAAGGCCGCTATTAGCAGTCATGCTGGAATGTATGCATCATAGGCCAGATGTGTAACAGCAGGGATAAAGAGCACTGGTGCTCCATCTCCCTTACTTTGCCTAAGGGCTGTGCAGGTGCCACCCTTCCAAAGTTgcattccttttcctttccactgcATGCTGTTGCACAGGGGTTTCCCACTGTCTGGTGTATGTGTACATGGGGTGTGGATAAAGATACCAGTTTAGACCCAACAGAAGTTCACCCGCTATCCCCTAGCGCCCATGGGCCAGCTGAGCCACTCAAGCAGGTGCCGGGCAGTGGGtgtccccacagctgcagtTGTTGGCTATGGGTCCAGGTACTACCCATGTCCTTTTTGATGTGGATAACCAGGTATGTTGTAAGGCTAAACCTAACATCTGGCTTTACTTTGGTTTCACACCAACAGCAAAAATGTATGGAAATTTAACTGGCATAGCTGGAGCTTTTATATAGTTTCTTTCACTCTGTGAGACAAATATATGTACGGCAGGCCACCGCCAGCAATCGATCTTTGAGCAGCCCCCCTGGAAATCAGCAGAGAGAGCTTTGCTTAGAAATTGTTGGCACAGGGTGGGCCAGTGTCAGGGAACTGGAAATCGTTAAATTGATGATCTAaatgggggtgggagggagaaagCGGTGGCAGCAGCGATCATTATGTgcatatttttatgatttttagaaaataatatttcagcattttctgtctcATCGAAAGCTGACAGGGCTGCACTGATTAGCAGGCAAAGAGAGAATTCCTGAGAGCGGTATGCTTCGTACCGCGACTTTGCTGAAGCAAAGACCTCGCTTGGTTTCGGTTTCAGCGCAGCAGCACGTCGGGGCGCGGGCGGCCGAGCGGCTCCCGGGGGCCGGCGGGTacccggggccgcggccgggcccgcTCCGGCAGCGCCCCCTGGCGAGCGGCCCCTGGCGAGCGCCCCCTGGCGAATAGCGCTCCCGGCCGGCGGCTCCGGCTGCCGCCGGCTTCCCGGCCGCTGGGAACCGCAGCGCTGCGCCCGCGGGGTGAGGCAGGTCATCCCTGGCTTCTCCATCGTCCCCAGTGCtggtgccaccagcccaggccaGGGGTGCGGCGGTGGCAagctcttccccagccccgcagcgGCAAGGACCACCTCAGGCGCCTGGCTCTCCTGGCTGAGCTGCCCGAGGAGCAAGGCTGGAAGAGAGAAGCCCTTCCCAGGGAAGGGCACGAGGAACAAGGTGGAAGCACGATGCTTTCAGCCTCTCTCTTACAGCTTGCTGAAAAAACACCTCAACTCATCTGTAGGAGGAGTTTTATCTCAATAACGAAGCTCATCTGAACTGCCACCACCAAGCATCACCCTAACGCGTCCAGGTCGCGCCAAGCTTCCCTTGCTTCGAGCCCCTGGCCTTACTTCTTTCCTGAAGCCAGGCTGGCCAAAGGCCCTGCTGTCTTGGCCATGCTGGGCCTGGCCTGGCGCAAGCCAGTGACAAGGGGACGCCCAGCTGGACAGTGCACAGGCAGATACTGAGGGGAGTCACTACATGCTGCCTGGGCCAattcccctgccccagcagagcagccgAGCAGCTCCCCTTCCCGCCACCATAAAACCTTTCCACGTCATATCCTGCACAGAGGCCAGCTTCTTGCTTTGTAACTTTATTAGAATATAGTAAGGGAAGATACAAACCTATTTGTAGAGTCATGAAGAACACAACGCTCCTGCCTGCCCCGTGccagcagaggctgctgtgcCATGACGGAAGGGGCAAGAGCATCTCTTCGTGGATgggccagggctgcaggctgcACCGTTGCTTTCCTTGGGActtgctggagcacagcagcctggcagcagcgtGAGCAGCAGGGAGTTACTTCCCTCCCTCCTGTCAATGTACGGCACCATTCAGCCCTGCAAACTCCAGGTCACCTTACTGGCCCCGACAACTATGTGGGGTTTTGTTACAGGGGCTGTGAGTGCTATGGCACCTTCAGAGGCCACAGGGGAGGTGGTGGCTTCTACCAGGCTCAACCCCTTCTCCAGGGAAGCAGGTAAAGTGCCTGGCATGACAGAGGCAGCAGGCCTGCAGCTGCTcggggctgctgtgctggcccTGTGGCCATAGAGAAGCATGGGATGGCTGGACCTGCTCTCCAGAGGTGTGATGGAGAAGGCAGGGAGaatgctgtgcagcctgggaGCTGCGGAGGGAAGCCAGAACACTGATGGCcagatttttctgtaataagCTGAATCCTTAGGAGAGGTGAGTTGTTCCAAGTTACAGGAGATGCAGACTGCTAAAAGCCTGTAGCCAGAAAGGGGCAATTTTACCTACTGTGAGAGTCTGATTCCAACTTCCCACCTCAGTTTGCAGTGGCATTGTCAAGGACTCTTGGGATAAAGCATGCTGCTATTTCTTGCCTCACAGAggaaactttttcttcattttttctacaGGTTTCTCAGTCATCTCTAACTTCTCTCACTCCGCATTCACACTGTCCTTCGCATCTGTCATAACCAGTGGTGTCAGTAGGAGTCATGTTCTGCAGCTTGCATGAAATTCTAGTAGAACTGGGGGCAGGGCGGCAGGGAATGCTTGGCTGCAGTAAGATATCCAGGGCTTCTGTCTCTTCTACCTCTTGATGCTTtgctattttgaaataatttcttccagtACTACCTTTGGTGAACTGTCATGCTGGCACGAAGCATGCTGTTCAGAAAGCACTTTCTGAGCCCGTTGGTACAGCAGCTGGATGAAAGTGTCTTTTCGTGCATTGGCAAACAGGGAATTTGTTTAGTTTGCAATTGCACCAAAAAAACCTGGATCAAAGAGTGAGTGAGCCTGAAGATATGGTTCTGGACTTTTCTCTTGTTTTGGCTCTGCGCTGCAAGCTTCAGGCGAGCCGTCAGAAGTCTGGCACAACAGTAGAAGCAACAAAAAGCCATTTGCTGTGGTCGCTCTCCATTCCCTTTTCAGCTCTTGCTTTTCCAGCCGGACCTGACTGAGGACCAGCCCGTTTGGTAAGAGCCCCAGAGGGAGCTAAAAATGCTAAGAAGCAGAACTGGTCCCTCTTTTTGGCAACCAGTACCTGGTCCTTCTGGTGCTGCAGATCTCTCCTTCACCATGGTCTCAGCATGAGATGGGCAGCCAGCTGCGGCGTTTGGAGGACAGGTAACAGGCTGACTGACCCCAGCTTCCTTGGCCCATTTAGCACACAGAGAATGTCCCTAGAAGCAGCTGTGTGTTCAGGATCAAGTGCTTTTCCAATATATCTGGCACCTCCAGGTAAGAAAAAGGCGTAAGAAGAACTTGCTGACAGCTGCCCCTGTGTGTGCTGGTGACTTAGGCAGAAATGAGATGAGGAACAGGAGTGCTGTGGCATACATCCAGAAGTCACTAGTCAAGTTTTCTTGAGGGTCTTTCAG contains these protein-coding regions:
- the NKX6-1 gene encoding LOW QUALITY PROTEIN: homeobox protein Nkx-6.1 (The sequence of the model RefSeq protein was modified relative to this genomic sequence to represent the inferred CDS: inserted 1 base in 1 codon), which codes for MLALGQMDGAPRQGAFLLGSPPLAALHSMAEMKAPLYPRVXPCPPGPASSSSASASPASASPSPPLGSPGLKAPAAAAAAGGLSALGSAPPQLSAATPHGINDILSRPSMPLPGAALASASPSASSAAPAGLLAGLPRFGSLSPPPPPPPALYFSPGAAAAAAAVAAGRYPKPLAELPGRTPIFWPGVMQSPPWRDARLACAPHQGSILLDKDGKRKHTRPTFSGQQIFALEKTFEQTKYLAGPERARLAYSLGMTESQVKVWFQNRRTKWRKKHAAEMATAKKKQDSETERLKGASENEEEDDDYNKPLDPNSDDEKITQLLKKHKPGGGGLLLHPPEGEASA